The stretch of DNA GCGAGGGAATGAAAACAAAAATCAATGTTAACCTTGGTGTTTCCAAGGATTGCTGCAATATAGAGACCGAACTGGAAAAAGTGCGCTATGCCCTGCAGCTGCAGGCAGATGCCATAATGGATTTAAGCTGTTATGGCAAAACCGAGGAGTTCAGGCGCCGCCTGGTAGATATGTCCCACGCTGCCATTGGCACTGTTCCGGTTTACGACGCCGTGGGCTTTTATGAAAAAGAGCTGGAAAAAATCACTGTGGACGAACTTTTAGGCGTGGTAGAAAAGCATGCTCAAGACGGTGTGGATTTTATGACCATCCACGCGGGGATAAACCGGGCAACTGCGGCCACATTCAAAAAAAACAACCGATTGACCAATATTGTTTCCAGGGGCGGTGCCCTTTTGTTTAGCTGGATGGAACTAAACGACCGGGAAAATCCTTTTTATGAATACTACGATGATTTGCTAAATATATGCAGCCGCTATGATGTAACTATCAGCCTGGGGGATGCCTGCCGCCCGGGCAGCCTTAAAGACGCCACTGATGCCGCGCAAGTTCACGAACTGATTGTTTTGGGGGAATTAACCCGCAGAGCCTGGGAGAGAGGCGTGCAGGTGATGATCGAAGGGCCCGGGCATATGCCTTTAAATGAAATTGCCGCCAATATGATCATGGAAAAGAAACTTTGCCATGGTGCTCCCTTTTACGTGCTTGGCCCGCTGGTCACGGATATCGCACCCGGTTACGACCACATTACCAGCGCCATTGGCGGGGCTATTGCCGCGGCCAGCGGCGCGGATTTCCTTTGCTACGTCACGCCGGCCGAACACCTCCGCCTGCCTACGCTGGAAGATATGAAAGAAGGGATTATAGCTTCACGTATTGCTGCTCACGCCGCTGATATAGCCAAAGGAATTGCCGGCGCCAGGCAGTGGGACGATGATATGAGCGATGCCAGACGCTGCCTGGACTGGCCCCGGATGTTTGAACTGGCCATTGACCCGGAAAAGGCCAGGCAATACCGGGCCGAATCGCAGCCCGAACATGAGGATACCTGTACCATGTGCGGTAAAATGTGCGCTGTGCGTAATATGAACAAGGTGCTTCAAGGATCGGACTCATCATGCTGAAAAATTGAGGCTTTTCGTACCCATAACCATACTCCTTTCATTATAAGAAGAAATGTATTGTTAATAAAGGTACCCTTTGAAAGGGTACCTTTAGATTGTTGACAATATGTTTATCAACAGCCTCAATCCGGAAGACTAAAAGGGTACTGTATTAATCATGGGCTATCCCAGTTCCTCCAAGCTTACACCCAGGCGCTCCTGGAGTTGCTGCTCTAAGTCTTGAGCAATGAACTGACCGGGATCAGCAGTTAGCGATAGGGGACTGACCCCATTTAGGAGGATCTGGAAGACCGGTCAGGTTTTCCAGATCCTCCGGGCACTAAGTATCTCATTTAAACCATTCCTCAATTTTTAGTTTCAGACTAAAAGCCTCAGTTAAAATTGCTGTTTTTCCAGCGACGGTTACGTTCTATGTTATGAAGTGAAGCAACAAACTATGGTCCAGTACCTCCACCAGACCAATAATACCAACCCAGAAAGTTTTTCTTTACATAAGCGAAATGAATTCCCATTTTTGTTGAAGGGTCAACTAAACCATCTATAGTGTACTGTTGGCCATATCTTTTATCAATATATTCAGTTTTCTTTATACTGCAGGTCAAGCTATGGTACGGATTTATAAACAATAGATGTCTCCTAATTGCTAGCTCGGGAGAATAACTTGTGGCGAGGAAGATCCCAATAATTATAATGACAAATATAGCAAATAACTTTTTTGCCTTCAACAGGTTACCTCCTAAGGAATTTCTTGAGCAGTTCTCTGATCCGATGATGTTTTGTATTGATTTTCGGCTTTTCAGTCAGGCATAATAACCGTATTCAGTATCTCTCAGTAATTTTTCAGTCTACTTCGTATGGCTAACGACTACTTGATGCTTATGTTCCAGAGCAAGCTGTTCAAGCTGCTCTACACGCCCTTTTAAACCTTTGCACAAAGCATCAGTACGTGGCTCATCGATATAAGGAGAACCGGAAAGTAAAGTTCGAAATTCCTCATCAATATCCCGGAGTGCGGAAAAGTCAATCCAGTTAAGGTTGCCGGCTAAAACAATCTGTTGGGCATGCGTCGGTTTAAACGGATGGCTTGGGACATCACCATGCGGATCAATTACTCTTGGAACCTGATCATGCCAGAGGCTTGTGCCGCTGTCAAAAACAGGTGCTGCTCCCACCCATGCCAGGGTATCCACATTGCGGACGGCACCAAAGTTTGCGAAATGGCGATCTGTGTTGGCAAGGAGAAAATCAAAAACCAGCAGATAATTCAGAAATTCTTTCATGTCTGGAATGCCAAGGTGTTCACAGCAAAGAAGAAAATGTTCATACAATGAATGATGGTTGCGCTTCTTTTTACTATTGAAAATGCGATAAGCATTGACTAGTTCTGTCTCAGGCGTAATGAAATTTTTACATACGCTGTAAGGAATTCCATTCTCCCAAACGAGACTATATGGCACATAAGCAGCACGATTCAAACGCCGGTGCAGGGAAGTAGCCAGTACTTCATTGAGGGGTTCCTGCTGAAACGGATTGCTTCCAGATTTAATTAGGCAGCGTTTTCCGTCAATGATTTTCCACTTTTTTCGGAGCCATCCATCAGAGGTATTGCAGGGCGACATCAGGTCAAGTTCCCCATGAGGAGAAGCCTGCCCAAAGAGTGCATTGCCTACATCATCAGAAAATAAGTTCTGAAAAAAGTTAATGCGATCCCAATCAAAGGGATGAGCTTTTGGGTTGATCCAATACTGATCGGAAAGACTCAGACCATAACATTTTGTAAGTAGCTGCTCCGTGCAAGATACATTCATGATGTTAAGGGCCTCCCGGATACCGGAACGGCTAGCAGGAATGGAACGGCCCCGCCACCAATCGTTCAGACTTTTTCTATCCGGAAGTCCATTGACAAGGGGAATGCCGACCGGAAGGTATTCCGGATGAATCACCTTGGTGACCTTCAGAATAGTGGCGGTATCATCATCTATATTCAGTTCCACTATAGGGGTGCGTTTATTCATCAAGGTGCACATCATCGTTTATCCCTCCTCACGGTGTTGTTGATATGTTAGTTTACCATTTATAACCTTTTTTCACAAGAGTATGCCCAGGAAATATATAGAGGATCAGTGGAGATCGACTTATATAGTCTAGAAAGTTATTTATAAAGATCTGCTTGGGCAAACTTTCTTTCATAGGTTTCCATACTTACAATTACCAAATCGCCATAACCGTTTTTTGTAATAAAAACGGCTCTTTATTTTTATGACATGGGTGTCGAAAAATTTTTTCAGCTTAAGCAACCACAGACGATCACCCCGAATACAAAAAATATACCGTCGCACTAACGACGACGGTATTATGTAAGTAAGTCGGGGGTTTTGTTTTCGGTGAGGTAACAAAATATGCTCGGTTTTTTACTGTTTATACCCGACCCCACGAGATAACTGGTAATTAATATACTGGTTAAGGCTTACATTTTCCTCTTTTGCCTTCTCAACGAGGATGCGGTGGAGCGACTTAGGAACCCGTACATTAAACTTACCTGAATATTCCTCGCCGGTAGGTTCCGGGATGGGAAGGCCATCTTCCAGGGCAACCTCAAGCCAACATATTTTTGCGTCCTCAATCATTTTAATCGCTTCCTCTACAGTCTCCCCTTGACTGATGCAACCGGGAAGATCCGGGATTGAGACCACGTAACCTCCCTCTTCTGCAGGGGTAATAGTCACCCGGTAAGGTAACGTGAGATAATAATGAAGGTCTTTTTTACTCATCCTCTATCACTCCTTCAAGTGCTGATATAACTTCTTTAACGTATTGGGATTTAATGTGTGGTTCGTTGTGAGGGATAGAAATACTTTTATTGCCTTTTCTGTAGATATAATGACTTGAACCCTTACGTGGTTGCCGTCTTTTAAAGCCTTCTCGAATTAATATTTTATCTAGCTCCTCGAATCTAACGTGCCGGGGGTTATTCTTGATTTTTTCTAAAAGTTTTTCCAGTTTGGTCACGGGGCCTCACCTCATCAATATAGTACTATATTTAGTGGCAGTAGGCAAGGTCATAGACGCATTCCGGGCTGGGGGGCCGGTCTCAGCGAAGGCCTGGCCATAATCCTATTCAGCTTGTCTGGTATCGTTGGTACCGGTTGGCGGCTTAGTAACGACCTCTATGTCCAGAAAAACGTGGCGGTACCTTTCCGGATGCGGAATGTCTCCGTACCGGCGATGTGGACATAGGCTTAAAATATTGTGACGTCAATTGGAACAACCAGGGTTAAATTTCATAATATACCACCTATAATTATTAATAATCAGGCCATAATAACTAGCGTAAGGTTCGTAATGGCCGAGCCAAGATTGTTACAAGGTCGCAAGGCTTTGTAACAATCGGCCAAAGGTTAATATCGGGTCAAACAGGCTCGGTATTAGCCGGCGGGCAGATCGGTAAATATTCCGGCAGGCTGTATGACAGTCTAAAGGATTGTCATATGGTCTTAAGGGATGTTTATCGGTCGAGCTAAGATTATTATGGGTGCCGAAAAATTTTATCAACTTTACAACGTAAGTTTAGTTGTTAAAAATTGTTTGGGTTTGCATCTGTCGAGAGATTGATGCAGGCTCATTAGGTACCCATAATAGTCGAGCAAAGATCATTACGGGTGTCGTAATGGTTCATGGCAGTCGAAAGATTGTCGTGGGCTACGTAGATACGCGTAGTGGTTGTAGCGTAGGTCATTACGGGCTTATAACATAGAAACCCTCTCCCTTTTGGAGGAGGGTTTCTTGTATTGTAGGAATAGTAATATGTCAGAAACCCCCGGCACATTTTCTTATAACAGAAAATGTGTGCCGGGATTATTTTTGGGGGAACCTTATTATAGTAAAAGGATTAGTGCATATATGCATATCGGAACGTAAACCTTTTAGGACTGGTTAGGCTACATTAAAAAAATATTCACAGCTCTAGAGAAAAACGCAAAGGAAAACTATACTGAATGTCGAAAAATATGTAGGGTTTGTCTAAAATTGTTTAATAATTTTTATAAGATTAATGAAATGGAGGTTTGATATCTTGAGTTCAGTTGTTGTAGTGGATCATCCGGTGGCCGGTAACTGTTTGCGTATTTTACGAGACAAACGGACGGAAACTGAGGCCTTTCGCAAGGAAATGAAAAGGTTGGGTTTACTTTTAGCTATTGAAGCCACCAGGGATATTGAATGTGTGCCGGAGCCTGTAGTAACGCCGCTGGAGATTGAAATAAACTGTCCCAGGCTGCGTGACGGCAGGATACTGCTGGTGCCTATTTTGCGTGCCGGCCTTGGATTTGTGGATAGTTTTTTGGACATTTTGCCCGCCGCCAAAGTAGCCCATATCGGTGTAGCCCGGGATCACGACACTTTACAGGCGGTTACTTACCTGGATACCGTGCCGGATCGTTGTGCGGATTTTGACCGGGTATTCGTGGTGGACCCCATGCTGGCCACGGGTAACAGCAGCGTCAAAACTTTGGAGATGATCGTTGCCAAAGGCTACAAGCCCGAGCAAATTACTTTGGTATGCGCTCTGGCCGTGGAACAGGGGATTGCCCAGGTACATAAAAAGTTTCCGGCGATCAAAATTATTACGGCCGTTATCGACCCGGGTCTAAACGATAAAGCTTATATAGTGCCCGGCCTGGGGGATGCTGGAGATCGCTTGAACTTAATTTAAGTTGGTTCCCGCACGTGGTGCCCGGTTTTGTTATTATGGGCCTAATACTCCCGCCTTTTTTGTTATAAGGTTTTGCGGGGAATAAATTAATACCGAGGGGAGAGAAATCCTAGTCGGGACTGCTTAACCGTCGTTGCCAAAACTAGAATCGAAAATGAAGTTAGGCAACCGAAGTAACGGGTGCAATACAAACCAAGTTAAGCTTTCATCGGCTGGGGAATAAATTGTCCAAAAGAGTGATTCAAGTACATGAGCGTTTGCCGCTGCTGCAGACATTACCGCTGAGTCTGCAGCACCTGTTTGCCATGTTCGGGGCCACCGTGCTGGTGCCTATTTTATTTGATGTGGACCCGGCTACGGTGCTTTTATTTAACGGCATCGGCACCCTGCTGTACCTGGTGATTTGTAAAGGGGCTATTCCTGCTTATCTTGGCTCTAGCTTTGCCTTTATATCACCGCTTTTGGTGGTGCTGCCCAAGTACGGATACGAGGCGGCCCTGGGCGGCTTTATTGCCGTGGGACTGGTTTTCTGTGCCGTGGCACTGATTATCAGTGTAGCGGGTACCAGGTGGATTGATGTAATATTTCCGCCGGCGGCTATGGGTGCCATTGTGGCCGTCATTGGTTTGGAACTGGCCCCGGTGGCGGCGGAAATGGCCGGTCTGAACGTCGAAAAGTTGGACCCGGCGGTAATCACCGTTTCCTTGTTTACCCTGGCGGTGACCATTCTGGGTTCGGTGCTGTTTCGCGGTTTTCTGGCCATTATACCCATATTAATCGGCATTGTGTCCGGCTACATACTGGCTTTATTCATGGGCATGGTGGATACTTCCTTCATGGCGGCCTATACCAATAAAGAATCCTTTAAAGAGCTGCTGGAAGCGTTATTCGTGAAGCCAACATTTTACAGGCCTGAGTTTAACCCGGCCGCCATTGCGGTGGTATTGCCGGCCGCGCTGGTGGTTATTGCCGAGCATATCGGCCATTTATTTGTCACCAGCAATATCGTGGGAAAAGATTTAGCCAAAGAACCCGGCCTGCACAGGTCCTTGCTGGGTAACGGGTTGTCCACGGCGATTTCCGGGTTTTTCGGTTCAACGCCCAATACCACTTACGGTGAAAATATCGGCGTACTGGCCATTACCAAGGTGTACAGCGTGTGGGTAATCGGCGGCGCGGCTATCTTTGCTATATTGTTGTCCTTTATAGGTATACTGGCGGACATCATCAAAAGTATTCCTTCGGCGGTCATGGGCGGGGTATCACTGCTGCTTTTCGGCGTAATTGCGGCTTCCGGTATCCGCATGCTGGTGGAAGCCAAAGTGGATTACAATAAGGCTCGTAATTTGATTCTAACCTCGGTGGTACTGATTGTGGGCGTCAGCGGCGCCCACATAGAGATTGGCGCGGTGACCCTTCAGGGCATGGGCCTGGCCACCGTGGTAGCCATATTGCTTAGCCTGGCCTTCAGGCTATTTGACGCGCTGGGTCTTACCGAGGATAACTGATCACCGGTGTCCGTGCTCTGGTGCCGCGTGTTGGTACCGCTCGTACTGGTGCCCATACACTGGTGCCGGGTGTTGAAAGGTTGAAAATCTTAGATTTTCAACCTTTCAACACCCGGCACCTATCAATTTAAAGTATATCTCGTGTGGACTTTTCGAATAGACTTAATAATATTTGCAGACTGGTTATAAGCTGTTAAAGCTCATGAGTGACTAATGGAAAAAAACTGACACTAGAAATGCGCCAAATAAATCGTATCCCATTAATGGGGGCATAATGAAATGTATTTACACATACCCTGATATACAACTTGGTCTTTAGTACATATATGGGGGGGGAGTGCCATTTGCAGCTAAAATTAAACGGCATCTGGTTAGTACTAATTATTTTGACCGGTGTATTCAGCTTGCTTTTTCTGTGGTTTACACTGTTTCCCGGTCGGCCTAGTCCTGAAATTAGCCAATATTTCAGTGCCCGGCAGGTAAGTCAGGGGCGTGATTACGTGCGGGGAATGCGGCTGGTGTTCATTGGCGGGTTTATCACCCAAACAGTTTTTTTGCTGTGGCTGGTGTTTGGCGGCCGGGCTGTGGCCATTTCTCGGTGGATTCAGCAGTTCACCGGAGGTGGGCTGGTGAGCTATGTAGCGTTCTTTCTAGTACTCTGGCTGCTGCTGCGGCTGATTAACCTGCCCTTTGATCTGTTTGGCAGCTACTACTGGCAGCACCGCTGGGGATTTTCCACCCAGTCGCTGGGGAACTGGTGGCTGGACTATTTCAAATCGGCCGGTTTGGAAGTAGTGTTGTCCGCCGTGGGGGTGGCTCTGCTGTTCTGGATTATAGGGCGCTGGTCCAGTGCCTGGTGGCTGGTGGGCGCGGCCTTTTTATCACTGTGGCTGGTGGTGCAAAGCTACCTCTGGCCGGTGCTGGTTTCCCCATTGTTCAACCGCTTTGAGCCCACCAAAGACCCGGCGGTTATAGCCATGGTGGATGAACTTTCCCAAAAAGCTCAGCTGCCGGTGGACCGGGTGCTGGTGATGGACGCCAGCCAGCGAACCACCAAGGCCAACGCTTATTTCACCGGCCTGGGCAGTACCAGGCGCATCGTATTGTATGATAACCTCCTTGCTGATTACCCCGCCGATGAGGTCAGGGCGGTGGTGGCCCATGAAATGGCCCACTGGAGTAAGGGGCATATCATTCAGGGGTTGGGTTTGGGTATACTGGCCAATTTTATCATCTGGGGTTTATTGTTCATCATACTGAAGACCACTATACCGTCACCTTACGGTCATTACCCGCCTTACACCTGGGCCGTCATTGTGCTGTTTATGGCGCTGGTTTCCTTTGCCGCCAGCCCGGTGATGAACCACTTTTCCCGGAACATGGAGTTCGAGGCCGACCGGGTGGGGGTGCAGCTTACGGGTGATGCCCCGGCCGCGGAGCGCTTACAGGTGAATCTGGCCACCAAGAACTTATCCGATGTGGCTCCGCCGGCCTATATAGAATGGTTTAGCTACAGTCACCCACCTGCCCTGGCCAGGATCAAGGCCATACAGCAGGCAGCTAAATAATTGCCCCAACTTCTTTGTCATTAAATATAAAGGTTACAATTAAATGGCATCATAATGCATGGTTGACAATCATTGTCATTAATGGTAAGCTTATAGGAAGGCATCTCGTTTCTGAAACGAGGTGCCTTCAGCTATATTTATAACAAATTTTACATTTAATGTTATTAGGGGGTAGTAGGCAATCATGCAGTATCAAGTTGAATTGACAAAGAAAACCTATGAAAAATTAATAGAGGGGCTTGTTAAAGTTGAAGAAGAAAAGGAAAATTTGCTGAATGATTTTTTCCCTGATGAAATCAAAGAAAGAAACGAGGTTGTGCAAATTATTGAGGAATATGTTTCACGTGTTAGTCAACTGGCCAAAAATATTAAAATAACTGAAACAGCCGATAATAACTTGCCCTTTGTATTAATTGGCAGCGAAGTTGATCTGCAGGATCTGGATTACGATGAAACAATAAAGCTGAGAATAGTGCTGCCAATGCAAAATAAGGATGGCGATGATGCTTCATGTTTATCACCCATTGGTATTTCTTTATTGCTAAAAAAAGTTGGCGAAGAAGTAGCTGTGCAAACACCGGGCGGTGTTTTGCGGTACCGGGTTAACTCTGTTTCTTTGCCATTTTTCTAGCTGCAGCGGGAAGGGTGCTGTTCACTGCGTGGGTGTACCGCAAATCAGCCGTTAT from Desulfoscipio gibsoniae DSM 7213 encodes:
- the upp gene encoding uracil phosphoribosyltransferase — its product is MSSVVVVDHPVAGNCLRILRDKRTETEAFRKEMKRLGLLLAIEATRDIECVPEPVVTPLEIEINCPRLRDGRILLVPILRAGLGFVDSFLDILPAAKVAHIGVARDHDTLQAVTYLDTVPDRCADFDRVFVVDPMLATGNSSVKTLEMIVAKGYKPEQITLVCALAVEQGIAQVHKKFPAIKIITAVIDPGLNDKAYIVPGLGDAGDRLNLI
- a CDS encoding type II toxin-antitoxin system HicB family antitoxin, yielding MSKKDLHYYLTLPYRVTITPAEEGGYVVSIPDLPGCISQGETVEEAIKMIEDAKICWLEVALEDGLPIPEPTGEEYSGKFNVRVPKSLHRILVEKAKEENVSLNQYINYQLSRGVGYKQ
- a CDS encoding GreA/GreB family elongation factor — encoded protein: MQYQVELTKKTYEKLIEGLVKVEEEKENLLNDFFPDEIKERNEVVQIIEEYVSRVSQLAKNIKITETADNNLPFVLIGSEVDLQDLDYDETIKLRIVLPMQNKDGDDASCLSPIGISLLLKKVGEEVAVQTPGGVLRYRVNSVSLPFF
- the thiC gene encoding phosphomethylpyrimidine synthase ThiC — its product is MSYNTQMDAARQGIVTGQMEAVARKEKIDVTRLMDLVARGRVVIPANKNHSSLDPCGIGEGMKTKINVNLGVSKDCCNIETELEKVRYALQLQADAIMDLSCYGKTEEFRRRLVDMSHAAIGTVPVYDAVGFYEKELEKITVDELLGVVEKHAQDGVDFMTIHAGINRATAATFKKNNRLTNIVSRGGALLFSWMELNDRENPFYEYYDDLLNICSRYDVTISLGDACRPGSLKDATDAAQVHELIVLGELTRRAWERGVQVMIEGPGHMPLNEIAANMIMEKKLCHGAPFYVLGPLVTDIAPGYDHITSAIGGAIAAASGADFLCYVTPAEHLRLPTLEDMKEGIIASRIAAHAADIAKGIAGARQWDDDMSDARRCLDWPRMFELAIDPEKARQYRAESQPEHEDTCTMCGKMCAVRNMNKVLQGSDSSC
- a CDS encoding type II toxin-antitoxin system HicA family toxin; translated protein: MTKLEKLLEKIKNNPRHVRFEELDKILIREGFKRRQPRKGSSHYIYRKGNKSISIPHNEPHIKSQYVKEVISALEGVIEDE
- the uraA gene encoding uracil permease, which translates into the protein MSKRVIQVHERLPLLQTLPLSLQHLFAMFGATVLVPILFDVDPATVLLFNGIGTLLYLVICKGAIPAYLGSSFAFISPLLVVLPKYGYEAALGGFIAVGLVFCAVALIISVAGTRWIDVIFPPAAMGAIVAVIGLELAPVAAEMAGLNVEKLDPAVITVSLFTLAVTILGSVLFRGFLAIIPILIGIVSGYILALFMGMVDTSFMAAYTNKESFKELLEALFVKPTFYRPEFNPAAIAVVLPAALVVIAEHIGHLFVTSNIVGKDLAKEPGLHRSLLGNGLSTAISGFFGSTPNTTYGENIGVLAITKVYSVWVIGGAAIFAILLSFIGILADIIKSIPSAVMGGVSLLLFGVIAASGIRMLVEAKVDYNKARNLILTSVVLIVGVSGAHIEIGAVTLQGMGLATVVAILLSLAFRLFDALGLTEDN
- a CDS encoding M48 family metallopeptidase, yielding MQLKLNGIWLVLIILTGVFSLLFLWFTLFPGRPSPEISQYFSARQVSQGRDYVRGMRLVFIGGFITQTVFLLWLVFGGRAVAISRWIQQFTGGGLVSYVAFFLVLWLLLRLINLPFDLFGSYYWQHRWGFSTQSLGNWWLDYFKSAGLEVVLSAVGVALLFWIIGRWSSAWWLVGAAFLSLWLVVQSYLWPVLVSPLFNRFEPTKDPAVIAMVDELSQKAQLPVDRVLVMDASQRTTKANAYFTGLGSTRRIVLYDNLLADYPADEVRAVVAHEMAHWSKGHIIQGLGLGILANFIIWGLLFIILKTTIPSPYGHYPPYTWAVIVLFMALVSFAASPVMNHFSRNMEFEADRVGVQLTGDAPAAERLQVNLATKNLSDVAPPAYIEWFSYSHPPALARIKAIQQAAK